One genomic region from Anguilla rostrata isolate EN2019 chromosome 2, ASM1855537v3, whole genome shotgun sequence encodes:
- the LOC135243619 gene encoding T-cell leukemia homeobox protein 1-like: MDQAGAHLHQTQAEPINFGIDQILNSADQGTCMIPNGRHPESDWGLGCIVGSAYQTMAGNYNISNAGGYNSNSCSGVSFNGSYNVNMGMNVNGSNPAGVIRVPAHRPLTNAHSSIPTSMSTGPSIGTVNTINNLTGLTFPWMESNRRFTKDRFTAALSPFTVTRRIGHPYQNRTPPKKKKPRTSFTRLQICELEKRFHRQKYLASTERASLAKSLKMTDAQVKTWFQNRRTKWRRQTTEEREAERQQANRILVQLQHEAFQKTLNHPVNPDPLCLHNTSLYALQNLQPWTDTSGKISSLVSCD; the protein is encoded by the exons ATGGATCAAGCTGGAGCTCATCTCCACCAGACTCAAGCGGAGCCTATAAATTTCGGGATCGATCAGATCTTGAACAGTGCGGATCAGGGGACCTGCATGATCCCCAACGGCAGGCACCCAGAGTCGGATTGGGGTTTAGGATGCATCGTCGGCAGTGCTTACCAAACGATGGCCGGCAACTATAACATCAGCAATGCTGGGGGATACAATAGCAACTCGTGCAGTGGCGTGTCTTTTAACGGTTCctacaatgtgaatatgggtaTGAACGTGAACGGGAGTAATCCGGCCGGAGTGATTCGCGTGCCAGCTCACCGTCCACTAACTAATGCTCATTCATCTATACCCACGAGCATGAGTACAGGGCCAAGTATTGGAACCGTGAACACCATCAATAATCTCACGGGATTAACATTTCCTTGGATGGAGAGTAACAGAAGGTTTACGAAAGATAGATTTACAG CGGCCCTCTCACCATTCACTGTAACCCGCCGAATAGGTCACCCGTATCAGAACCGGACACCACCCAAGAAGAAAAAGCCGAGAACGTCGTTCACGAGACTCCAGATTTGTGAGCTGGAAAAGAGATTCCACAGACAGAAGTACCTGGCGtccacagagagagcgagcctGGCGAAATCGCTGAAAATGACCGACGCGCAAGTCAAAACATGGTTCCAAAACAGGAGAACTAAATGGAG ACGACAGACCACAGAGGAAAGGGAAGCGGAGCGGCAGCAGGCTAACCGAATCCTCGTGCAACTCCAGCACGAGGCTTTTCAAAAAACACTGAACCACCCGGTGAACCCAGACCCGCTATGCCTTCACAACACTTCCTTATACGCCCTTCAAAATCTCCAGCCTTGGACTGACACCTCCGGGAAAATAAGCAGCTTGGTCTCCTGTGATTAA
- the cenpk gene encoding centromere protein K: MDAGELLENAKALAKQTSEYQGHLPSDAPAGRELPEAARAELLDECEDQFSQLQQLQNEIALAETESVQNPAFQTVSRANALTAELKEWQELQPKLLSSNPEVLLAVGKEELSRLNKQLEMVLSCSQAKRDKLKDVLKSEQEWLEEKKEVLKAATERVTALQDESDRLSEKGVLQDMKKKIQRVKDYHDNLLETLSDLLEEHFPLPHQEGNAKKKRKDLLPEPSVDLISLHDMLELLMNKLLESPHEPYVEINGTFWPPYTEMLLRYGIASRHPEDCFKIRLEAFY, from the exons ATG GATGCAGGCGAACTTCTGGAGAAT GCTAAAGCTTTAGCCAAGCAGACGTCGGAGTACCAGGGCCATCTGCCTTCGGATGCCCCAGCCGGCCGGGAGTTGCCGGAGGCCGCGCGCGCCGAGCTGCTGGATGAGTGCGAAGATCAATTCTCGCAGCTTCAGCAG CTTCAAAATGAAATCGCTTTGGCAGAGACCGAGTCAGTTCAGAACCCAGCCTTTCAG ACTGTGAGTCGGGCGAATGCTCTTACGGCTGAACTTAAGGAGTGGCAAGAATTACAACCAAAAT TGCTGTCTTCAAATCCTGAAGTTTTGCTCGCTGTTGGAAAGGAGGAG TTGTCAAGACTGAACAAGCAACTCGAAATGGTTCTGTCCTGCTCGCAAGCAAAAAGGGACAAGCTGAAGGAcgttttaaaaag TGAGCAGGAGTGGCTGGAAGAGAAGAAGGAGGTCCTGAAGGCTGCTACAGAGAGAGTAACTGCCCTGCAAGATGAAAGTGATCGATTGTCTGAAAAGGG TGTTCTGCAGGACATGAAGAAGAAAATTCAGCGGGTGAAAGATTACCATGACAACCTACTGGAAACGCTGAGTGACCTCCTGGAAGAACACTTTCCGCTTCCTCACCAGGAaggaaatgcaaaaaagaaaaggaag gatTTGCTCCCAGAACCAAGCGTGGATCTCATTTCATTGCATGACATGCTTGAg CTTCTAATGAACAAGTTACTGGAGAGCCCGCATGAACCCTATGTAGAGATCAACGGGACATTCTGGCCACCCTACACAGAGATGCTGCTTCGGTATGGAATCGCATCAAGACACCCAGAAGACTGTTTTAAAATTCGACTAGAAGCCTTCTATTAA